GTTGTCCCTCGAGAATGTGGCCACGAGGATAGACCTGAGTTGAAGGATTTCCAAATGGCGTCGTAGAACGCAGAGCACCATCTCCAGAGGTACGCGAAGGGGCAATTGAATAATCACTCCCAGCATAGCCTCCGGAGTTGACTGCACCATAAGAAGATGATATATCCAATGGGCGCATGTTTGGCGAAGGGACAGCATATCGAGAGCCTTGCGAATAGGGGTCAGGAGGATATTTGCCTTGTGTTTGCGGCACACCATAAGGTTGCACTGATGCTGGATAGACCCCGGATACAGGCGGGTATGAATTGGGGTTCGAGCGGTCGGGATAACCACCGCTGATTGTACGAGCCCGCTCGTACGTACTTTCGCTTGTGTTGTACTCGCGATCACGATCACGATCACGACGACTTGCAGCGCTTGATTTGCGGCTACGCGCTTCTGAATATTCTTTGTTACGGTCAAGTTCCATATCTTTCATTTGCCTAGTAAGGTCAACAAAAGAACCACTGCGGCTCCTGGTGTGGGTTGAGTATGGAGTAGGGTATCCAGAAGGGATCACaggcggtggtggcggtCCAATTGGCGTTCCATAGCTGCCGTATGGGTTGGTAGGATATCCATTCGCTGCTACGCTTGGGTGGGTTGGGTATCCTGAAGTTGGCCCTTGACCAGGGAATGGAATAGAAGCAGGTGCAGTGGCGCCTCCTGCACTAAAACTCCTGCTACGCTCCCGGCCTTTGGAGCCATAGGGATCCAGTTCGCGAGATACGCGATCATAATCATAACTGTTCCGGCCATCTTGTTCACGATATCGATTAGCCTCTTTGTCTCcttgtttccttttcttcgcATCTGAGCGTTGCCTATGTGAATGACGGACTTATTAATTGGAGAAAAGTTTAATCGTCGAAACACCTCACCAATCCACAACAGCATTTAAATAAGTTTGTGCCCAAATATTTGGGTCCTAAAGAGAGTTCACAATCAGTTCTTCGCATTTCACATCTAAGAACAGCCGAAATCAGACTTACATGTCCAGTCACGATAACATGATGAGATCCAGATGGAGGGATAAAGCTTGGAGCCTCGCTGGGGACCCACTGTATTCCACTTAGGACTCCACTAACCGTTTGATAGCTGCGATGTGCAACAATCATCCAGCGGATCAATATCATAGCAAACAAAATTTAAACGCAGTTATCAAAACTGACCTAGCAAACACAGACCTGTCGATTAAGATTAGCAATGAATAGACGGTCACTTTGCGCTCGTCGACGCTCACTTGTGTTGTTGATATGTTGGTCGTCCATCTGGGCCAGGGTTGCAGACCACAATAAATGCTCCAGGAGGTACTTGTCCCGATGTTGCAGGTTGAGGTTGTTGCGAATCGTAGCTTCTGTCCAGCAATGGTGGCCCGAATGGAGAGGTCGATCTGTACGGTTCAGAGGGAGCGCGTTGCATTGCAACAACTTGCTGGAAGAACGCTGGCACTACAGTATCCACAAGAGATGTGGATACGGAAATGGGGGATACAGAGAAGGGAAAAGGCTGTTAAGGAAGAATGACGAGTGAAAGTGGCTCTTTGTAGTTGAATCCTTTCAATAATCGGCCTTCAACGctcctttgagatttgacACTCTCAGCCCTTACTCCGTTTGGGAAACATTCGGCTAGATAAGATTACAAGTTTGGATTGATGAGCTGGCGACTAGCCGACAGCAACTTGGTGCTTCCCAGAGTAAGTATAGACTGAAGTGCCGCGGTCAGTATATAGAACTAATCAAACTCAGCAATAAATGCATCCTTTCAAACAAAGCAAAGATATAAAACAATAAAGATGAAAAGTAATTACGATACAAAATCCGTGATTCTGACAAAAACGTACCCGCCGTCACCCTGTCATCTAAAAGAACTTCCACCATATAACAATAATAATGAGGAAGCCAACTGCGCCTAAGGGAGCATACTGCCTAAGCATTGCGTTGAAATTTATGTTCCGCGCAGCTTTTCGATACTTTTCTGAATCGGACTTTAGTGATGTCGATAACTGGGACATTCCTGAGTGATGAAGCGTGAGGAGCGAGCAATAAGAGCCATGCCAATATACACACTATCAAGAGAGTCTCCTCTCCACAATAATTCTTCCATGTTTTTAGTCATGATTCTGGTGACATCTTGAAGGTCGTCGTTGAGTTTGTCGAGATTAGAACTAGCGGCGTTGGCCGTTCGCGAATCGCGATATAGTCTGGCAGTTTTAGACATGAAAGTATCTGAGGTTGAAAAAGTCAGCTGCAGTCTCTCAGAATTCGTATGCTCCACACACCAAAGCCTACGAAAGCATACGGTTTTCTGACTGTCTCCACCTTTGGACCGTACGTGTTCGCGAATTCTTTGGACAATTCGTCCAAGTAGGAAAAGGCGAGCTTTCGTGGGTATGACTTGTCTGCAATAGTGAGAAAGACGACATTGTCTGAAATGAGATAGCTAAACAACAATGTCAAAGGGGTTATATTGGCGACAAAGAGATTATGCGGACTGCAGGGAGTAGGGACCACTCTCTATCGAGCAACACGGTTCAGCATTCGGTGTTATTCGTCGGAAGATGAGTTTAGCCTGTTGCTTGTGCTCTTGCAAAGTTTGTTCTGTCTGTGTGCAAAAGTGACACGTCGCGGTCAGCGCGTAGAAGCTGGCAAAGGACAAGGACCAACctgctcgtcgtcgacgcTGGCCGCAAGGGGTAGGGCGTCTGAGGCCCTGACAATGATAGTAGAGCGGACCATGGGGGCGTTGGAGAGGTGTCAGTGAGCTCGCCGCCGGAGTGCGGATTGTGGAGGAGAGAGCACGTGAGGGCATACGTGTGAGGGATTTCAGACGCTGGTGCCAATTCGGGCATTCGTATagcatgtgcatgtgcatCATATGCTTGTATGTTAAAAACCCATGATATCCCCAAATTCAATTGTTCCTCGTCCCTGCTTTTTGCCTCTAACCCCCATCTTCCCCCATGCCTCTCTCCGATATCATCAACGTCGAGAAACAAGTCTGTCGCCTCACTTTTTCTATGTTCTCCGTCTTCTGACATGGTGTCTCCCCTGCAGTTGGCATTCTATGGCGCATACCATTCAAATAAAATAAATGTCCTCATCCATGTCGTATGCGTTCCATTAATTGTCTGGTCTGTGCTGGCAACCTACACTTGCATCTTTATTTTGCTTATCTGTCTTTAGGTCCTTTCAGGCTTTGGTAGCTCCGTTGCCCGTtccctctttctttcctgcCTACCACCACGTTGTCAATAACTACATGGTTTTCGACGTGAACTATGCCACTGTCATGGGCGTCGTTTATTTGGCCTACTACTTCATGCTTGAACCTATTGCCGCTGTGAGTCTGGTTTGCCCCCTCTTGGTCTAGTATTGTCTGGAATGGTCTCTCACTATGCCCTAAATTTACACACCTCCAGTTGCTCTACACGCCCATGATGACCGTGACTGTCCTGACGGCTACAGCATTTTCCCAGAGGCCGGGATTTACCTCACAGGCCATCGCTGTTCATGCTTTCTCTTGGATTGCTCAATTTGCAGGCCATGGATTTGCCGAAGGGCGAGCCCCGGCCTTACTGGACAATTTGCTCGGTGGTGAGTTCTTTTCAACAGCGACCTGGTCGATTATTGTTCATATTTCTTTGTTGTATAGCCGTTGTGCTTGCTCCCTTTTTTGTGCATCTTGAAGTTCTCTTTCATCTTGGTTACCGCCCAACGATGCAGAAGCGCATTAACAATGCCATCGGTGTCGAGATAACCAAGATTCGCAAGGCAGACGGTGAGAAACGTCGCAAAACCCAGTGATCAGCGGTAGCAATCACACTAGTATCTCAAATAATACATGTTAACGGATTCCATTTTATTTCTTGTATATCTTTAATGTAGTATCATTTGTCTGAATGTAATACTTGTTCTAACTTGGTCAACGGCTTGCGGCTCCAGATATCACTTTTTTCTGGAATCCTGTCTAGTGTCCTTTTCGGTCAGGGCAAAGCCGGGTTAAATCAAACTTGCAGGAGGGCTGAGAACGGGTTCTCCAACGGGAGTGACGTAGGCCGAAGAAAGTCCACCATCGACAGTAAAATCGGCGCCCTACAAGAGAACAAGACATCAATAGCAACACCAGGAATTTAACTTTAATTTCCTACCGTCACGTAGCTACTTTCGTCACTGGCCACTAAATCACCAAAGAGAATCATCAGGAACGGTGGCCAACAAGTTCGAATTTACTCAATACACACAGAAAAGAGCTGCTTTTGCGAGCTCAACTGCTTCGCCGAAGCGACCCATAGGAAGATGCACCAAGCGGCGTTGTCGTTTCTCTTCGGTGTTGAGGAAATCCATCAACAAAGCTATCCAAGAACAATTAGATGGCAACGAATGGTTTAAGGGCATAGTATTATAAGCCTTACGTGTCTTAAGGGGGCCGCTGTTAAAGTGTGAGTAAGCGACACGATAATAAAAGCTTTCGTTTAAGAATACACCTACGGGCAAAGAGAGTTGATTCGGATGCCTTCTCTAGCATGAAC
The sequence above is a segment of the Psilocybe cubensis strain MGC-MH-2018 chromosome 4, whole genome shotgun sequence genome. Coding sequences within it:
- a CDS encoding 2-hydroxy-palmitic acid dioxygenase mpo1 is translated as MPLSDIINVEKQLAFYGAYHSNKINVLIHVVCVPLIVWSFQALVAPLPVPSFFPAYHHVVNNYMVFDVNYATVMGVVYLAYYFMLEPIAALLYTPMMTVTVLTATAFSQRPGFTSQAIAVHAFSWIAQFAGHGFAEGRAPALLDNLLGAVVLAPFFVHLEVLFHLGYRPTMQKRINNAIGVEITKIRKADGEKRRKTQ
- a CDS encoding Protein transport protein sec22, giving the protein MVRSTIIVRASDALPLAASVDDEQTEQTLQEHKQQAKLIFRRITPNAEPCCSIESGPYSLHYLISDNVVFLTIADKSYPRKLAFSYLDELSKEFANTYGPKVETVRKPYAFVGFDTFMSKTARLYRDSRTANAASSNLDKLNDDLQDVTRIMTKNMEELLWRGDSLDRMSQLSTSLKSDSEKYRKAARNINFNAMLRQSTSPFGPPLLDRSYDSQQPQPATSGQVPPGAFIVVCNPGPDGRPTYQQHKSVFASYQTVSGVLSGIQWVPSEAPSFIPPSGSHHVIVTGHDPNIWAQTYLNAVVDWQRSDAKKRKQGDKEANRYREQDGRNSYDYDRVSRELDPYGSKGRERSRSFSAGGATAPASIPFPGQGPTSGYPTHPSVAANGYPTNPYGSYGTPIGPPPPPVIPSGYPTPYSTHTRSRSGSFVDLTRQMKDMELDRNKEYSEARSRKSSAASRRDRDRDREYNTSESTYERARTISGGYPDRSNPNSYPPVSGVYPASVQPYGVPQTQGKYPPDPYSQGSRYAVPSPNMRPLDISSSYGAVNSGGYAGSDYSIAPSRTSGDGALRSTTPFGNPSTQVYPRGHILEGQPIINGVAPLPRSRAPSRAASSRAPSPSAIGKPSSYPSKSPHIPLASIPPEPQQLAAPEAFSRPINASNTFAPFEMIKVEDMDDICDPPYPKMPPVLTTHDIYHDDWKRCMQDLGRAWTGQLPVPSLKQNGLPPRKSTLAVDLISLWNQSFFYPRGVELLLYKGRERRTGPQAGFATVRLPKYDDTADSSSSSSDSSSDSEDSGYRKRMVDPYGRPLMGQAEMETRRRREEKYEEKRRRKEKKARKKAKAREKIYTIYIACLPQGPTAIPLANRAFGAGSAVSAGYSTSAYGPSATPAYGTPASITSGYGAPSATSVYGPPNANSVYGVPNANTSVAYGTPGGTYNASNGPAYGITSSGSAYGVPANAPGYGVSGATPAYGAPVANPAYGVPVGIPTTRSYGYGGGY